The following coding sequences are from one Longimicrobiales bacterium window:
- a CDS encoding DUF1592 domain-containing protein has product MNVFHTGMLAVAVLLVGLANHAGERRVEARDPVREIASSVLHEGALDETLNEVIEEYCVRCHNERRLRGDLSLEGFDVGSPQGDAEVAEKIIHKLRAGMMPPAGVRRPPEDSLALLAASLEDRLDELARRDPNPGRRTFQRLNRAEYEASIRDLFALDIDASAYLPTETLSDNFDNIADTQILSATLLESYMRAAAQVSRDAVGDAAASPATTVYKIPKTVSQVGHVEGTPMGTRGGISVTHNFPADGEYIFELDLHGSPDGQLFGMTAGIEEMEIAVNGERVAVLEIDRFMSEGDATGLRVETPAIHLRAGPQHISAAFLQVREGPVTDLITPLDFTLADPNMGVGYGVTTVPHLRDLSISGPFTVTGVSDTPARQRVFSCRPTSADEEEPCAEEIISSIAEQAFRRPLDGPEIPELMFFFAEGREQGGFEIGIRNAIWAILASPRFIFRLEQAPDRVEPGEVYDLADADLASRLSFFLWATPPDEELLRLARNGDLADDDELERQTRRMLTDPRAESLATRFASQWLRLQDLEKINPDAQLYPYFNYQLKSAMDRETELLFHTIVQEDRSVLELLTADYTFVNEQLAEHYGIPGVTGPAFQRVDLVDENRRGLLGHGSILMMTSHGNRTSPVMRGKWVMEVLLGSPPPPPPPAVPTLDETAATEGSRQLSTRERMESHRANPACTSCHRVIDPIGLALDNFDVTGAWRIKENMNPIDPSGELYDGTPIDGPAGLRNTILKRPTVFRRTLAKNLMAYALGRRVEYYDMPTIRAMEREAADNGDRISHYILGVVQSPAFRMSRAAPVADDGVEQQEDWAEHQGSNEN; this is encoded by the coding sequence ATGAACGTTTTTCATACGGGAATGTTGGCGGTCGCAGTGCTGTTAGTCGGCTTGGCGAACCACGCAGGGGAACGCCGGGTCGAGGCACGTGATCCGGTGCGCGAAATTGCCAGCTCGGTCCTCCACGAGGGTGCGCTCGATGAGACCCTGAACGAGGTCATCGAGGAGTATTGCGTTCGGTGTCACAATGAACGGCGACTCCGCGGAGATTTGTCGCTCGAGGGGTTCGATGTCGGATCGCCCCAAGGTGACGCGGAGGTCGCCGAAAAGATCATCCATAAGCTCCGTGCCGGGATGATGCCTCCGGCAGGTGTGCGTCGTCCTCCGGAGGACAGCTTGGCGCTGCTTGCCGCCAGTCTCGAAGACCGACTGGACGAGCTCGCCCGCCGTGACCCCAATCCGGGCCGCCGCACGTTCCAGCGACTCAATCGGGCGGAGTATGAAGCCTCGATCAGGGATCTTTTTGCCCTGGATATTGACGCTTCTGCCTATCTCCCGACCGAGACGCTGAGCGACAATTTCGACAACATTGCCGACACGCAAATTCTCTCCGCGACTTTGCTTGAGAGCTATATGCGTGCCGCTGCTCAGGTCAGCCGTGATGCCGTCGGCGATGCCGCTGCCTCACCCGCTACCACGGTCTACAAGATTCCAAAGACGGTCTCCCAGGTGGGGCACGTAGAAGGCACGCCGATGGGCACGCGTGGCGGAATCTCGGTGACGCATAACTTCCCGGCTGACGGTGAGTACATCTTTGAGCTCGACCTTCACGGCAGCCCCGACGGACAGCTCTTCGGGATGACGGCAGGAATCGAGGAGATGGAGATAGCGGTCAATGGCGAGCGCGTGGCTGTGCTCGAGATCGATCGATTCATGTCGGAAGGGGATGCCACAGGCCTGCGCGTCGAGACTCCGGCGATCCACCTTCGAGCTGGCCCTCAGCACATCTCGGCTGCGTTCCTGCAGGTGCGTGAAGGCCCGGTCACGGACCTGATTACCCCGCTGGATTTCACACTGGCCGATCCGAACATGGGCGTGGGGTACGGAGTCACGACGGTCCCGCACCTCAGAGACTTGTCGATCAGCGGCCCGTTCACCGTAACGGGTGTCTCCGACACGCCGGCCAGGCAGAGGGTCTTCAGCTGCCGACCCACCTCGGCAGACGAAGAAGAGCCGTGTGCCGAAGAGATCATCTCGAGCATCGCGGAGCAGGCGTTTCGCCGTCCGTTAGACGGTCCGGAAATTCCGGAGCTGATGTTCTTCTTTGCAGAAGGACGAGAGCAGGGTGGCTTCGAGATCGGGATTCGGAACGCGATCTGGGCCATCCTTGCCAGCCCTCGATTCATCTTCCGGCTGGAGCAGGCCCCGGATCGCGTTGAGCCTGGTGAGGTCTATGATCTTGCCGATGCCGACCTGGCTTCGCGCCTGTCGTTCTTTCTGTGGGCGACACCACCTGACGAAGAGCTGCTTCGGCTCGCGCGAAACGGTGACTTGGCTGACGACGACGAACTCGAGCGCCAGACCCGCCGGATGCTCACTGATCCTCGCGCGGAGTCTCTGGCCACACGCTTTGCGTCTCAGTGGCTCCGACTTCAGGATCTCGAGAAGATCAATCCGGACGCACAGCTCTATCCGTACTTCAACTACCAGCTGAAGTCGGCGATGGATCGTGAAACCGAATTGCTCTTCCACACCATCGTTCAGGAAGATCGGAGCGTGCTTGAGCTCCTCACTGCGGACTACACCTTCGTCAACGAACAGCTCGCGGAGCACTACGGCATTCCCGGGGTGACCGGGCCCGCGTTCCAGCGGGTCGACCTAGTCGACGAGAACCGTCGTGGGCTGCTTGGACATGGAAGCATTCTGATGATGACGTCGCATGGAAACCGGACTTCGCCGGTCATGCGGGGCAAATGGGTGATGGAGGTGTTGCTGGGCAGCCCACCACCACCGCCGCCGCCCGCAGTGCCGACGCTCGATGAGACGGCTGCTACCGAGGGCTCGCGCCAGTTGTCGACGCGCGAACGGATGGAAAGCCATCGGGCCAACCCGGCGTGCACCTCATGCCATCGGGTCATCGACCCAATTGGACTGGCCCTCGACAACTTTGACGTGACGGGCGCCTGGCGGATCAAGGAGAACATGAACCCCATCGATCCGAGTGGTGAGTTGTACGACGGCACCCCGATCGACGGGCCGGCAGGGCTGCGAAACACGATTCTGAAACGGCCGACCGTGTTCAGGAGGACGCTCGCCAAGAACCTGATGGCGTACGCGCTGGGTCGACGGGTGGAGTACTACGACATGCCCACGATTCGGGCGATGGAGCGGGAGGCGGCCGACAATGGAGATCGGATATCTCACTACATCCTGGGTGTCGTACAGAGCCCGGCCTTCCGGATGAGCCGTGCCGCACCGGTGGCCGATGACGGTGTCGAACAACAAGAAGACTGGGCCGAGCATCAAGGCAGTAACGAGAACTAG
- a CDS encoding ankyrin repeat domain-containing protein, whose product MMKMPALLFALFMLGANAEAPVADAAQRGDADVVRQLLRNGADVNAAQGDGMSALHWAAMNGRPDIVGVLLYAGANPESTTRLGGYTALHLASRAGQAGAIERLLEGKANAGAVTATGVTALHFAAAAGRPGAVEALVQYGAEVDAPTTADAQTPLMWATAFNRLETMKALLEASADVSLTSAVVDYVAISSGDRPARRARQELVTARRNAEQAGVPDAEVEEAVDPSRLRAGPLEEEEEVARPAEESAAEEAEPAESSAEGEASAEEAAGEGAPEDEAEPETSPDEATQSAPDSTEAEGEPGIPPVVPVPAERALGYNDLVGMEGGFTALHFASRDGRVEAADLLLGYGAELDQPTAGDATTPLLMATINGNFDLAMDFLAAGADPNRVAEDGSAALFTVLNRRWGPKAAYPQPSAFQQQETDYLDLMIALMEAGADINHQTERHIWYTSFNFDQLGVGFSGATAFWRAAYATDLEAMRLLVAWGADATLPTRKVPSRRFRRGGGEDSSDLEPVPTGGPAVYPIHAASGVGYGEGFAANSHAHAPDSWLPAVQYLFEEHGADVNARDHNGYSPVHHAAARGDNELIEYLVSQGADVTYISRRGETTVDMANGPRQRVQPFPETIALLESLGAMNNDNCQSC is encoded by the coding sequence ATGATGAAGATGCCGGCACTTCTCTTCGCACTTTTTATGCTGGGTGCCAACGCGGAAGCACCTGTTGCCGACGCGGCGCAGCGAGGGGACGCGGACGTAGTGCGGCAGCTCCTGAGAAACGGGGCCGACGTAAATGCTGCCCAGGGCGATGGCATGAGCGCCCTCCATTGGGCGGCGATGAATGGTCGGCCGGACATTGTCGGAGTCCTGCTTTACGCCGGTGCCAACCCTGAGTCCACCACCAGACTGGGTGGCTATACGGCTCTCCATCTTGCGAGCCGCGCTGGCCAGGCTGGGGCCATCGAACGATTGCTCGAGGGGAAGGCCAATGCTGGCGCCGTGACCGCCACGGGTGTGACCGCTCTCCATTTCGCGGCCGCGGCGGGCAGGCCTGGTGCCGTTGAGGCACTCGTCCAGTACGGTGCCGAGGTCGACGCGCCTACCACCGCGGATGCGCAGACGCCACTGATGTGGGCCACAGCTTTCAATCGACTCGAGACGATGAAGGCTCTGCTCGAAGCGAGTGCTGATGTCTCGCTGACCAGTGCCGTGGTGGACTACGTCGCCATCTCTTCCGGGGACCGACCGGCTCGACGTGCTCGGCAGGAACTCGTGACCGCTCGCCGGAACGCCGAGCAGGCCGGGGTCCCTGACGCCGAGGTGGAAGAGGCTGTCGATCCGTCGCGCCTTCGCGCGGGACCGCTGGAAGAAGAAGAGGAGGTGGCCCGGCCGGCTGAGGAGTCTGCGGCCGAGGAAGCGGAGCCTGCGGAATCTTCCGCCGAGGGGGAAGCCTCGGCAGAAGAAGCTGCCGGCGAAGGGGCCCCCGAGGATGAGGCTGAGCCCGAAACGTCGCCTGATGAAGCAACCCAGTCGGCTCCGGATTCGACCGAGGCCGAGGGTGAGCCAGGGATACCGCCAGTCGTCCCGGTTCCGGCCGAGCGCGCACTCGGTTATAACGACCTGGTTGGCATGGAGGGTGGCTTCACGGCGCTCCATTTCGCGTCGAGAGACGGGCGTGTCGAGGCGGCCGATCTTCTGCTGGGATACGGAGCAGAACTGGATCAGCCTACCGCAGGTGATGCTACGACACCGCTCCTCATGGCGACGATCAACGGGAACTTCGATCTCGCGATGGATTTTCTCGCGGCGGGTGCAGACCCGAACAGAGTCGCTGAGGATGGCTCTGCGGCGCTGTTCACGGTGCTCAACCGCCGCTGGGGCCCAAAGGCCGCCTATCCGCAGCCCTCGGCGTTCCAGCAGCAGGAAACGGATTATCTCGACCTCATGATAGCACTCATGGAGGCCGGGGCGGATATCAATCACCAGACTGAGCGTCATATCTGGTATACGTCGTTCAATTTCGATCAGCTCGGAGTGGGCTTCTCGGGCGCGACTGCGTTCTGGCGAGCGGCGTACGCCACCGACCTCGAGGCCATGAGGTTGCTGGTCGCGTGGGGAGCGGATGCAACGCTACCTACTCGAAAGGTCCCCTCGCGACGCTTCAGGCGCGGTGGCGGTGAGGACAGTTCTGATCTCGAACCGGTGCCGACCGGTGGACCGGCCGTGTATCCGATCCACGCTGCATCGGGCGTCGGGTACGGTGAGGGCTTCGCGGCCAATTCCCACGCACACGCACCGGACAGCTGGCTGCCTGCCGTTCAGTATCTGTTTGAAGAGCACGGAGCCGACGTGAACGCCCGTGACCACAACGGTTACTCGCCGGTGCACCACGCTGCCGCGCGTGGCGACAACGAGCTCATTGAGTATCTCGTCTCGCAGGGGGCAGACGTGACTTATATCAGCCGCCGTGGCGAGACCACGGTCGATATGGCGAACGGCCCTCGGCAGCGCGTTCAGCCCTTCCCTGAGACGATCGCTCTTCTGGAAAGCCTCGGGGCCATGAATAACGACAACTGCCAGAGCTGCTAG
- a CDS encoding M15 family metallopeptidase translates to MRVRTRSIPFVIVAISGGMLNGCADVEPPRGDEVSPPAVSEALRHLIGEYLEGSDTMSILENDGGLVLLPWKGAAVLLESRTDGTFGTPGSAVVTVQTSEQGRTESISLGDRVFQRISLGAEDGGTFQITPVRNPEELRAEALAASPPVEDGAFRDSDLVELVSLDPTISLDVRYASTNNFMGEVFYSEPRAFLQRPAAEALERAHDWLGERGYGLLIHDGYRPWYVTKMFWDATPEDLKIFVANPESGSRHNRGCAVDLTLYDLATGLPIEMAGGYDEMSPRSFPDYPGGTTRQRWHRELLRQAMEAQDFAVYEIEWWHFDYQDWRSYRIGNDRFEDLGM, encoded by the coding sequence ATGCGAGTGAGAACCCGATCGATTCCGTTCGTCATTGTGGCAATCAGCGGGGGCATGCTGAACGGGTGTGCCGATGTTGAGCCGCCGCGTGGCGATGAGGTTTCGCCGCCCGCGGTCTCCGAGGCCCTCCGTCACCTCATCGGCGAGTATCTGGAGGGATCCGACACAATGTCGATTCTGGAGAACGATGGGGGCCTCGTCCTTCTCCCTTGGAAAGGGGCTGCGGTTCTTCTGGAGTCGAGGACAGACGGAACCTTCGGAACGCCTGGCTCGGCGGTGGTGACCGTCCAGACGTCGGAGCAGGGCCGCACCGAGAGCATCAGCCTCGGGGATCGTGTGTTTCAGCGGATCTCTCTGGGTGCCGAGGACGGGGGCACTTTCCAGATCACCCCTGTGCGCAATCCGGAGGAGCTAAGGGCGGAGGCACTCGCAGCGAGTCCGCCCGTCGAAGACGGAGCGTTCCGAGACTCTGATCTGGTCGAGCTTGTTTCCCTGGATCCCACGATCTCCCTCGACGTGCGCTACGCCTCGACGAACAACTTCATGGGTGAGGTCTTCTACTCAGAACCGCGAGCGTTCCTCCAACGTCCAGCTGCGGAGGCGCTCGAGCGAGCTCATGACTGGCTCGGCGAGCGGGGTTATGGGTTGCTGATCCACGACGGATACCGACCGTGGTATGTGACGAAAATGTTCTGGGACGCGACGCCGGAGGACCTCAAGATCTTTGTCGCCAATCCGGAGAGCGGGTCGCGGCACAACCGGGGATGTGCGGTGGATCTCACGCTGTACGATCTGGCTACGGGCCTGCCGATCGAGATGGCCGGTGGATACGATGAGATGTCACCGCGCTCCTTCCCTGATTACCCGGGCGGTACGACCCGCCAGCGATGGCATCGAGAGCTACTCAGACAGGCGATGGAGGCGCAGGACTTCGCGGTGTATGAGATTGAGTGGTGGCACTTTGACTACCAAGACTGGCGTAGCTACCGCATTGGGAACGATCGCTTCGAAGATCTCGGCATGTAG
- a CDS encoding DUF1552 domain-containing protein — protein MFLTKKYIERRTFLRGMGASVALPFLDAMMPVGRMTAAKAAEVDATRFVGIEMVHGAAGCNEWGMTQNLWSPADVGRNFDLTPSALYPLDTYREYLTIVSNTDVVGAEAELPREIGGDHFRSSAVFLTQAHPKQTEGSDVRVATSLDQVYAQRFGQDTPIPSLQLCIENVDQAGGCAYGYACVYTDTVSWAGESEPLPMIRDPRVAFDQLFGRGATAEERAQRRRTESSILDWVQRDLASLNRTLGTSDRQRMDRYVTNIREIERRIQTIEARNMSGEERELAQAPAGVPDDYGDHVRLMFDLQAMAFASDMTRVITFKMSRDVSGRVFPESGVTSGFHAASHHGGNEERVLEFNKINAYHMSLLPYFLEKLEGMVEGDTHLLDKTLIVCGSPMGDPNLHNHKRCPLFLAGGANGRLAKGGMHLMAPDGTPMANVLLSTMHMLGMNDVDSFGNSTEPFSFTAPPASSEAGLR, from the coding sequence ATGTTTTTGACAAAGAAGTACATCGAACGCCGCACGTTCCTACGCGGGATGGGTGCGAGTGTAGCGCTTCCGTTCCTCGATGCGATGATGCCTGTCGGGCGAATGACGGCGGCAAAGGCTGCCGAAGTCGATGCGACACGGTTCGTCGGGATCGAGATGGTCCATGGGGCGGCCGGGTGCAACGAGTGGGGCATGACGCAGAATCTCTGGTCGCCCGCTGATGTCGGTCGAAATTTCGATCTCACACCGAGTGCCCTCTATCCGCTCGACACGTACCGAGAATACCTGACGATCGTGAGCAACACGGATGTCGTCGGGGCCGAGGCAGAACTTCCCCGCGAGATCGGGGGCGACCACTTCCGATCCAGTGCCGTATTTCTTACCCAGGCCCATCCCAAGCAGACGGAAGGCTCGGACGTCCGGGTCGCCACGTCGCTCGACCAGGTGTATGCACAGCGCTTCGGGCAGGACACCCCGATTCCTTCTCTTCAGCTGTGTATCGAGAACGTCGATCAGGCGGGCGGCTGTGCGTACGGATACGCCTGTGTCTACACCGACACCGTGAGCTGGGCCGGCGAGTCCGAGCCGCTTCCGATGATCCGGGACCCCCGTGTCGCCTTCGATCAGCTGTTCGGACGGGGTGCGACAGCTGAGGAGCGCGCCCAGCGTCGCCGGACCGAGAGCAGCATCCTCGATTGGGTGCAGCGAGACCTGGCATCGCTCAATCGCACTCTGGGGACGAGCGATCGACAGAGGATGGATCGCTACGTCACGAACATTCGAGAGATCGAGCGGCGTATTCAAACGATCGAAGCCCGCAACATGAGTGGCGAAGAGCGAGAGCTGGCCCAAGCCCCCGCAGGTGTGCCGGACGATTACGGAGACCACGTCCGGCTGATGTTCGACCTGCAGGCGATGGCGTTCGCGTCGGACATGACACGCGTCATCACGTTCAAGATGAGCCGTGACGTCTCGGGTCGCGTATTCCCCGAGTCCGGCGTGACGTCCGGCTTCCACGCAGCTTCGCATCACGGCGGCAACGAGGAGCGGGTGCTCGAGTTCAACAAGATCAACGCCTACCACATGAGCCTCCTCCCATACTTCCTCGAGAAGCTCGAGGGGATGGTCGAAGGGGACACGCACCTGCTCGACAAGACGTTGATCGTGTGTGGCTCCCCGATGGGCGACCCGAATCTTCACAACCACAAGCGTTGCCCGCTCTTCTTGGCGGGTGGTGCGAATGGAAGGCTGGCCAAGGGTGGCATGCACCTCATGGCGCCGGACGGGACCCCAATGGCCAACGTCCTGCTCAGCACGATGCACATGCTGGGGATGAACGATGTGGACAGCTTCGGAAACAGCACGGAGCCCTTCTCATTCACGGCACCTCCGGCGTCATCGGAGGCCGGCCTCCGATGA
- a CDS encoding OmpA family protein: MLALVLTLSSCATNLRTGAVGGAAAGAVIGGTASGSARDAIIGAVIGGAAGAVIGGVMDAQAEDLQDKLPNARVERIGEGIGVTFDSGILFDVGQSTLRTAAPQNLRELAESLEDYEGTSVLVFGHTDSTGDVELNQSLSERRADAARTFLLGAGLDNDRVSAVGRGEQDPVDTNETEAGRQANRRVLIAIYASEDMQAEMMRRHGGL; this comes from the coding sequence ATGTTGGCGCTGGTGCTGACGCTGAGCAGTTGCGCGACGAACCTTCGGACAGGGGCCGTCGGAGGTGCAGCGGCCGGAGCCGTGATCGGCGGAACCGCCAGCGGGAGCGCACGCGATGCCATCATCGGCGCAGTGATCGGCGGAGCGGCGGGTGCAGTGATCGGTGGCGTAATGGACGCTCAGGCCGAGGACCTTCAAGACAAGTTGCCAAACGCGAGGGTCGAAAGAATCGGCGAAGGCATCGGCGTAACCTTCGATTCCGGAATTCTTTTTGACGTAGGTCAGTCGACCCTTCGGACCGCCGCACCGCAGAATCTTCGAGAGCTGGCAGAGTCCCTGGAGGACTATGAGGGCACAAGCGTCCTTGTATTCGGCCACACCGATTCCACCGGGGACGTGGAGCTCAACCAGTCGCTCTCGGAGCGGCGAGCGGACGCGGCACGCACCTTCCTTCTGGGTGCCGGCCTGGATAATGACCGAGTTTCCGCGGTGGGTCGAGGCGAACAGGATCCAGTCGACACGAATGAGACAGAGGCTGGTCGCCAGGCCAACCGTCGGGTCTTGATCGCGATCTACGCCAGTGAAGACATGCAGGCTGAAATGATGAGGCGTCACGGCGGGCTCTGA
- a CDS encoding SDR family oxidoreductase, with translation MSESATDNEAEGMSVSDTRSATNLADAIRAAADVLERLVDDRSLLASVDKADQQRLLHAAGKVWTPDETRRRQLTRALAKQRKAEATKKGEELLEQTGIRTLRRRPTFTTPNIYPPLPAGAPLAAVEGNTDHRAPQRQHCYVCKNHYTELHHFYDQMCPPCAELNYRKRGELADLSGRTALLTGGRVKIGYQAGIKLLRSGADLIVTTRFPRDAAARYAAEEDYSEWGDRLQIYGLDLRHTPSVETFCSELLNTRDRLDIIISNACQTVRRPPEFYAHMMENEAAALDALPSGVQGLLGSYEGLRGHDMLPDGKRPSIDTHDPDLLNIPGITHAAELSQIPLLAEEREAQDALFPVGELDQDLQQIDLRETNSWRMLMADVPTVELLEVQLVNAVAPFVLNARLKPLMLRNNNRDKHIVNVSAVEGQFYRNAKTTRHPHTNMAKAALNMMTRTAATDYYNDGIHMNAVDTGWVTDEDPEAIAARKTEMHRFHPPLDIVDGAARIVDPIISGMNTGEHIWGQFLKDYVPADW, from the coding sequence ATGAGCGAATCCGCGACAGACAACGAAGCTGAGGGAATGAGCGTCTCTGATACCCGGTCCGCCACGAACCTCGCCGATGCGATCCGTGCGGCGGCAGACGTGCTGGAGCGGCTCGTCGATGATCGATCACTGCTGGCCTCCGTGGACAAGGCTGACCAGCAGCGGTTGCTCCACGCAGCCGGAAAAGTCTGGACTCCGGACGAAACTCGCCGGCGCCAGCTCACCCGAGCCCTCGCGAAACAGAGGAAGGCCGAGGCGACAAAGAAGGGCGAGGAGCTGCTCGAACAGACCGGCATACGCACGCTACGGCGGCGCCCGACGTTTACCACGCCAAATATTTACCCGCCTCTACCGGCAGGCGCACCGCTCGCCGCCGTCGAAGGGAATACGGACCATCGGGCGCCTCAACGACAGCATTGCTACGTGTGCAAGAACCACTACACGGAGTTGCATCATTTCTATGACCAGATGTGTCCACCGTGTGCGGAACTGAACTACCGGAAGCGTGGTGAGCTTGCCGATCTGTCTGGCAGAACAGCCCTGCTCACGGGCGGCCGAGTCAAAATTGGATATCAAGCCGGAATCAAACTGCTCCGGTCGGGGGCTGACCTCATTGTCACGACGCGCTTTCCCAGAGACGCCGCGGCACGCTATGCGGCGGAAGAGGACTATTCGGAGTGGGGAGATCGACTTCAGATTTACGGCCTCGACCTTCGACACACGCCGAGCGTTGAAACCTTCTGTTCAGAGCTACTGAACACGCGAGACCGGCTCGACATCATCATCAGTAATGCCTGCCAGACGGTACGACGCCCACCCGAGTTCTATGCACACATGATGGAGAACGAGGCTGCGGCGCTCGACGCGCTGCCATCCGGGGTGCAGGGCCTGCTGGGATCCTATGAAGGGCTCCGGGGCCACGACATGCTGCCCGACGGCAAGCGACCTTCGATCGACACACACGACCCGGACCTTCTCAATATCCCGGGAATCACACACGCGGCAGAGCTCTCTCAGATCCCTCTACTCGCGGAAGAGCGGGAGGCTCAGGATGCGCTGTTTCCAGTGGGAGAGCTCGACCAAGACCTCCAACAAATTGACCTCCGCGAAACGAACTCTTGGCGGATGCTCATGGCCGATGTCCCGACCGTGGAGCTTCTCGAGGTCCAGCTCGTCAACGCGGTAGCACCGTTCGTGCTGAATGCACGACTCAAGCCGCTCATGCTGAGGAACAACAACCGAGACAAGCACATTGTGAATGTCTCCGCGGTCGAGGGGCAGTTCTATCGGAACGCGAAGACGACGCGGCATCCACACACGAACATGGCCAAAGCGGCACTGAACATGATGACGCGGACGGCAGCTACCGACTACTACAACGACGGCATCCATATGAATGCGGTAGACACCGGCTGGGTAACGGATGAAGACCCTGAGGCCATCGCCGCGAGGAAGACCGAGATGCATCGATTCCACCCACCGCTCGACATCGTCGACGGCGCGGCGCGCATCGTGGATCCGATCATCAGCGGTATGAATACCGGCGAGCACATATGGGGGCAGTTCCTGAAGGACTACGTACCCGCCGACTGGTAG